Below is a genomic region from Candidatus Binataceae bacterium.
CTCGTGCACATCTCGGATCTTTCGTGGACCAAGAAGGTGCGTCATCCCTCGGAAGTGTACAAGAAGGGCGACGAGGTCGAGGCGACCGTGCTCGGCATCGACGTCGAGAACGAGCGCGTGAGCCTCGGCGTCAAGCAGCTCACGCCCGATCCGTGGTCGACCGTGGCGCAGCGCTATCCGCTCAACACGCGGGTGCACGGCAAGGTGAGCTCGGTCGCCGACTTCGGCGTGTTCGTCGAACTCGAGGAAGGGATCGAGGGGCTCATCCATATCTCGCAGCTCAGCAACGAGCGCGTGGACAAACCTTCCTCGCTGTTCAAGGTTGGCGACGAGCTCGAGGCGATCGTGGTGCAGGTCGACAGCCGCGAGCGTCGGATCGGGCTTTCGATAAAGGCGATCAAGCAGCACGAGGAGCGCGAAGAGATGCAGGCCTATCTCAAGCGCGAGCACGAGGCGGCGCGCTTCTCGATGGAAGATATCCTGAACGAAGAGCTGCGGCTCGACCGCGAAGAGGGCGGGCGCGGGGCGCCGCGCGGGCAGCGCCGCGACCGCTGACCGTTGCGCCGGGGCGCGGCGCGGATCGCGCGGCACCGGACGCAGACACGCCATGAGCACAAGGGCCGGGTTGTCACCGACCGGAGCGTAGAGGGCGGGAGCACAGTAAGTCCGATGACCAAGCGCGGCGTTATCGACGAATTGCTGGCAAGGCATCAGAAATTCTCGCATCGCCAGTCCGAGACCATCGTCAACGCGATGTTCGAGGAGATGGCGAGCGTGCTGGCCCACGGCGGACGAATCGAGATTCGCGGCTTCGGCAGCTTCGGCGTCAAGCAGCGGCGCGCGCGCCAGGGGCGCAATCCGCGCACCGGCGACATGGTCGCCGTGGAAGCCAAGCGCGTCCCGTTCTTCCGCACCGGCAAGGAACTGCGCGCGGGCCTCAATGGCGCCGAGCAGGACGCCCAGGCGCGCTCCGCGTAAGCGCGCTTTGGCCCGGCCCGCCGACGGCGAGCCGCTGCGGCTGTGGGCGCCCTGGCGAGGGACCTACCTGCGCACTGCCGGCCTGCCGGGCCGCGGATGCATCTTCTGCTTCGGCACGCCCGGCGCCGCCGAGCGCCGCCGCAGGCTGGTGCTTTACGCGGGGCCGCTCGCGCTGGTGATGCTCAATCGCTACCCCTACAACAATGGCCACTTGATGATCGCGCCGCGCCGCCACCTCGCTTCGCCCGACCTGCTCGAGCGCGCCGAGCGCGCCGCGCTCGCCGAGCTGCAGGCCGCGGCGCTGACGCTTCTGCGCCGCGCCTACAACTGCGAGGGGTTCAATCTGGGCGCGAACCTTGGGCGATGCGGCGGCGCGGGCTTTGCCGATCACATGCACTGGCACGTGGTGCCGCGATGGGACGGCGACGTCAATTTCATGCCGGTGCTGGCGGCGACGCGCGTGATCTCGGAGCATCTCGAGACAACCTTCGATTTACTGGAGCCGCTTTTCAAGACGGTCGACGCTGCCATATCCTAAAGCGGGACGGGATTTCCCGACTGGATTTTTAAATGAAGCAAGACTTGCTGAAAATCCGCACGCTGGGCCAGCTGCGCGCGGCGGGCGTCGCGGTGTTGCCGGTCCGGCTCGAGATGCGCCGCAATCTGATCGGCCGCCTGCGCGCGGGCGAGCGGATTCTCCCCGGCATCATCGGCTACGACGAGAGCGTGCTGCCGGAGATCGAAAACGGCGTGCTCGCGGGCCATCACATGATCTTTCTCGGCGAACGCGGACAGGCAAAGTCGCGCCTAATCCGCCTGCTCATCGAGCTCCTCGACGAACACGTCGCGGCGGTCAAGGGCTGTGAGATCAACGACGATCCGTACCGTCCGATCTGTGGCGCCTGCCGCCGCCGCCTGGCCGAAGCCGGCGAAGCGCTCGAGATCGAATGGATCGGACGCGAGCGGCGCTACGCCGAGAAGCTCGCGACGCCCGACGTCTCGGTGGCGGACCTGATCGGCGAGATCGATCCGATCAAGGTCGCCGAGGGCCGCTACCTCGCCGACGAGGAGACCATCCACTACGGCCTCATCCCGCGCACCAAC
It encodes:
- a CDS encoding HIT domain-containing protein, whose product is MARPADGEPLRLWAPWRGTYLRTAGLPGRGCIFCFGTPGAAERRRRLVLYAGPLALVMLNRYPYNNGHLMIAPRRHLASPDLLERAERAALAELQAAALTLLRRAYNCEGFNLGANLGRCGGAGFADHMHWHVVPRWDGDVNFMPVLAATRVISEHLETTFDLLEPLFKTVDAAIS
- a CDS encoding integration host factor subunit beta, giving the protein MTKRGVIDELLARHQKFSHRQSETIVNAMFEEMASVLAHGGRIEIRGFGSFGVKQRRARQGRNPRTGDMVAVEAKRVPFFRTGKELRAGLNGAEQDAQARSA
- a CDS encoding S1 RNA-binding domain-containing protein, with protein sequence LVHISDLSWTKKVRHPSEVYKKGDEVEATVLGIDVENERVSLGVKQLTPDPWSTVAQRYPLNTRVHGKVSSVADFGVFVELEEGIEGLIHISQLSNERVDKPSSLFKVGDELEAIVVQVDSRERRIGLSIKAIKQHEEREEMQAYLKREHEAARFSMEDILNEELRLDREEGGRGAPRGQRRDR